In Bacteroidales bacterium, the sequence AACAATATTTCGTCAAAATTCTAACTTTTTGCTACAAAAATTAGCCGTTCCGGTATTAATTTTTTATATTATCTTCTTCCCTGTTGCTAAAATTACTGTTCGTTTTTCTAATATCTTCATAAGCATTATTACTAAAAACAAAAGCACAGGAAAAAACAAAAATATTGTTTTAAAAAAAGTTGATTTAGATAACTTTCTTGCAGATAACGAAGAAAGTATTGATGATAAAAAAGAAACAGCCGGAGAGGTGAAAATATTTAAAAATGCACTTGATTTTTCAGATATAAAAATAAGAGAGTGTATGGTTCCGAGAAATGAAATTATTGCAGAAAATATCACAACTGAGATTACGGCACTTAAAAAAAAGTTTATAGAAACCGGGTTTTCAAAAATATTTATATATAAAGACAATATTGATAATTTGATAGGATATGTGCATACATTAGCAATGTTTAAACATTCCAAAACAATTAAAGCGGCAATGACTGAACTTACGGTAGTTCCGGAAACAATGCCTGCAAATAAGTTATTGAACAAGCTTTTAAAAGAACACAAAAGTGTTGCTGTGGTTGTTGATGAGTTCGGCGGAACATCAGGAATTGTTACATTGGAAGATATTATAGAAGAAATATTCGGAGAAATTGAAGATGAGCATGATGCAAGTGTTTTTATTGAACAACAAATTAATAATAATGAGTTTATATTTTCGGCACGTATTGAAATTGACTATCTTAATGATAAATACAAATTAACTCTTCCTGAATCAGAGGAATTTGAAACACTTGCAGGTTATATTTTTTATCTTCACGAGCAAATTCCCCGAAAAAATGAAATTATTGAAACTGACCAATATACTTTTGAGATTTTAGAAGTCGGAGGTCCTAAGATAGAGAAAGTAAGGTTGATAATAAAGTAAAGCCGCTCTTTTTGAACGGCTTTTATCTATTCTTTAATAATTGAAAAACTGACTCTTCTGTTTTTCTTCCTGTTTGCCTCACTTGTGTTAGGTACAATGGGCTCTGCATCTAATTTTAAATCAGTAGAAATTTGTGAAGCAGATACACCTTTACTGATTAAATAATAGCTTACTGCTTCTGCCCTGTCTCTTGAATATATTGTATTTACTTCTTCGGAACCGATATCGCATGTATGTCCTGAAATTAAAACTCTGATATTTGAATTATTTTTAATTAAACCGGCAACTTTGTTCAAATACTCCCTTGATTCTTTTGATAACATTGCAGACCCTAACTCAAAATGAACACCTTTTTCTAATATTTTCATTTCTTGCTCAGAAAGATGCCTTAAATGATGTTGCCTTATTGAATCTTGTATTGCTTGTTCGATTGAGTCCAACCTTGCTTGTTCGATTGCTTCAAGTCTTGCCTTTTCAATTGCTGCAAGCCGTGCTTGTTCAATTGAATCTGTATTTACAATATTTTTTGCTTCTTCAATTTTTCTGACTTCTTCTTTATGCATAGAATCTGTTAATGCTATGATATTATTATAAAACCCGTAGTTATTTGAAGATACATACTCCTCATAAGTTTTATCACCAATTTTAGCTTTTAATTTATGATTGTATTCAGGGTCTGTAATTAAAGTATCTTCAAGGGTCTTTCTGTGCTTAAAGAAACCGTATGAAATCATTATTTCATGTGAAGGACCTCCGAGTGCAGACAAAGCTCCGGAATTAGTTTCATAGGCATAAGCCAAGCCCACTTTTTTCAAATTAACACCTAATGAAACCGCAATACTGCCGTTTACTTTATAAGTCGGTTGTACCCAAAAAACATTCTCATAGTTTATAAATAGGTTAATTTGATAAGTCAGTATTTTAGCAGATCCGTATGTAAAAACAGATGAAGGTTTAAATTCCCACTTCTTACTTTTTGAGTATAAGCTGTATGACATAAACGACCAATAATTACTATAAACAATACCGGTTGTTTTGTATAAAACAGGAGTGGCTAAATCAAATTCAAAGTTTTTATATTTATAACTTAATCCTGCTCCTGCAAAAAAGACATTCTTTTTTATGTAATCAGGATTTAATGTGGGGTCGTATTGTAAAGGATCTAAAATTACAAGTCCGTCGTTATTAAAAGCTCTTTGCATTGCACCGACATTAATTCCGAAAGCTAAAACATTGTTTTTTGCTATCTTTGTTCTGAAAGCATAATCTAATCTTCCGGATAAGGTTTCAATCAAGCCCAAGCGTTCACTCTTTATCAAACCTCCGAAATTCATTTTACCCGTAAGCGGAGAATGTAAACCTACAGATGCAGTTTGTCCTGCATTTTCAATGCCTGTTAAGTTATCTCTGAAAACAATAAACGCAGCTAACTGTTCTTTGTCTCCGGTGTGAGCCGGATTATAGTAAAACAGATTCTGTGTATAAAAATTATGAATATTATAAATTTGAGCCTCTCCTTTAACAAAAGAATATATCAAAAAAGCAAACAGCAGTATTTTTTTAATCATATTATATTGTTTTCATAGCTAAAATAATATAATGCGTGCAAATAGCGTGCAAACAGAATAAAGTTTTCAAAAAACCTTACCGCATTAATGTAATTGTACCTTTTCGTTCAGCACCTTCTGAAATAATTGAATAGTAATACACACCGGGGTTCAATCTTTCTCCGTTGTATCTTCTGCCGTTCCACTCACTTCTGTAATCGTCTGATACAAAAACTACATTACCGTGTTTATCAAAAATTGAAACCCTATAACGAGTTGCATCATTTCCTTTTACTACCCATGTATCATTAACACCGTCTCCGTTAGGAGAAATATAATTTGTAACTAATAAATCTCCTGCCGGAACTTCTGTTAAATTAATAAATAAGTTAAATTCTGAGAACAAATCTGCCGAAGTACTCGAATATACTTTAATCAGATATTTAAAAACCGGATTAACGGAGTATTCCAACAATTGCGTGTTTGAAACTGTAACAACTCCGTCAGAACTAATATTAAAGGCATCTCCGTTATCATTAATTGCTACTTCAAACAATAAGGTCTGTGATGCATCTGAAACAGTTGCCTCCAACTGTCCGACTACAGTTCCGTTCGGGCTATGTTCAGGTATTGTAAATTCTTGGTCATAAACAATAGGTGCATAATTTACTCCTACAATAATATTTAATCCGTAATCTGATGTACTGTAATTTATACCGTCACTTACCTTAAATCCACCCGTAAATGTTCCTTCGCTGCTCGGTGCATAACGGAATTTTCCGGCTGCTATATCTGAAACTAATATTTCATGTCCTGCAAAAATCTCTTCTCCCGTTGTCATAGAATTTGTTCCGTCATTATCAATATATAAACTTCCTCCTGTAATATTCTGTGTTATTAACAACTTCGTAAACTGGTCATTGTCAGCATCATTAAAAACAAAATCACTTTGAGCAAAAGAAACATCAACCCCTAAATCTGTAACTTTATCTACCGCCCCGCCTGTTGGTAAAGAGTTATTACCTGATGAGACCATATACAAACCGGATATATTCAAGTTTGCGGCTGAAATATTTCCTGCCGCTGTCGGTGTGGTAGTCGAAGTTGTATTTTCCCATTCAAAATTTACTTCATTATATAAATTAAGATTTGCATTTGCAAAGTTATATTGACCTCCCTCTGCGGATAAATCCCAGTCTAAATCAAGATTATATGTTGTATTTAAATTTGATATAATTTCCCATGTTAAATACACAAGGTTTCCGTATGTTAATGTATCACCATAATAACCACTTGATAAAACAGGTTCCCTTACATCAACCGTAAACAAATCATTTGCAGCCGCCAATATAGCTACAGGAGCATATTTGTCAAACGTACCTACCGGAAAAATGAATGAGGTTCCTCCTATCAGATTAGAAGTTACATTCCCTCCGATTGCTGTAATAATATAGCTGGATGCACTTCCTCCTGAGGTTGTAATCCCTGAAGCGAGTCTAATGTTTTTTCCTGAAACCAAAATATTTCCGTTTGCTAAATCTAAACCGTCATTAATAATCAAATTCGAGATAACATCAACTGACAAACCCGGTCTGTTAACACTAAAAACACTTAAAATATTTTTATTGCCGAGTTCATTAAAAGCTAAAATCATTTGAGTTCCTGTTCCGCTTGTCAAATATAGTGAAGATGTTGCACCGGAACCCAAAACACCGGATTCGCATAATATGTCTCCTCCGACAACTAAACTTTGGTCGAAAAAATTAAACTCACCGCTTGTAACATTAACTGTTCCGTTTACATTAATTGTATTTATTTGCCCGTTTACAGAAATAATATTAACAATTGCTTGAATATCCAGAATATTCCCTACAGACAAAATTTCAAAATTTGATCCTCCTGCGAGATTTTTAATATCAAAATTAACAACTCCGGAAGTACCGTTAATATATCCGCTGTTTATAAACCGAAAAGAACCACAATCCAAATCTATTTGTCCGGCATTAACGTTTATTCCTCCGGTAATATCAACAGATTCATTTTCTGTTCCTTCAAATGTAAAAGTTCCGTTAACAACAGACAATGAGTTAAACGTAAAAGTTCCGGTTCCTGTCGACAAAACAATGATATCCGCAGGAGTATCGACAATAATATGCCCGTATGTTTTACCCGAACAATAAATATCACCGCTTACATCTTCCTTTATGTAATAATAACTTTCAGTTTCAAAAGTTGTAACATTCCAATCCGGTGAACCGAAAGGAGAACCTCCGCCGTAGTGATAATAAATTGCCCCGTTTTTAAAAGTAACGGTATTCGGATTCATATTACCCAGCGGAAATCCGGTAAGGTTAATACCTGCCGAAAAAATAGAGGTAGAATCAAAAACCAATTGAGAAACAGAAGACATAGACATGAATGTGTGTGCAGCATTATCTAAAAAGACACCTCCGCTGATAAAAGCATGGTCGGTCGAAATCTGAATAGGAAATAATGATTGTAGAATATTTAAGGTAGAGTTAACATCAATATAAATATCAAAAATATTTGCAAAAACGCTTTGTGCAGATTCAAACGTAACAGCAGTAGAATTTAAAATTTTCATTCCTCCCAAATTTATATTTGAAGGAATATCAGTAATTAAAACAGCTGCTCCGTTTGAAAAAACAATTGTATCATTTGAATTAACAGGCAAGCCGGCAGGAGACCAGTTAGCCGAAGTTGTAAAACTGCTTCCGTTACCACCCACCCATGTATAAGTTACTTGCGAGTAAAAAGTTATACATAAAGACAGAAAAAAAAGGGTTAATATTAAAAATTTAAGGTTCTTCATAGCAGTATATTTTAAATTTAACACAACAAAAACTATATCGTATAAAATATAATATACGATATAAAATTCAAAAAGTTTAATAAAAAGACTACTTTTTCAGAAAAACGGTTGCACCGGCAATATTATTTATTGAAATATGTAGGTATAGCTTAAACTCGGGAAAAAAGGAAGCGTTGAATAATTAATAAGTTGATAACTACCTGTATTTGACATTACACCTTTTTTAAAATCAACATAATCGGGGTTCTTTCTGTTGAATATATTATAAATATGAAATCCGAACTTATGGTTATCAATTGAATAATTTACAAATAAATCTGCTCTGCGATAAGCCGGAAGTTTATAAGAATTTATTTCATTTGTTGCTTTAATTAATATTCCTTCTTGAGAAAATACAGGATTTTCGATGTGGTTGCTTGATAAAGTTCCTTCAGTAAAATTGTAAGGAATATAATTTTGCTTATTTATTGTAACATAATTTCCGGATTGATATTGCCAATTAATTCCGACATTAAAATCTTCGTTAATTTTATACATCATTTCAAGTTTAAAATCATGTAAATTATTATGCCTGTATGAAAATTGTTGTGAGAAATTTAAATTTTCAAATTCCCTGTCAGAAACAGTAATATAATGTGCCGTTTTAAATATGAATTTTTTGAACTTCTTCTCTAAAAGTATTCTTAATCCGTATTTATTCTCTTTACCTTGCTCAATTCTGTCTTTTAAATTTTTTCCGGGTAAAACAAATTTACTGTCATAATTAAAAAAACCGTATTGCTCTTTATATTCTGCAACATTAATTGAATTCTCATAAAAAGCACTCCCTGTTAAATCTATGTCATAAGGCAATTTAATTAAAATTCCTGCTGAAACATGATGTGTAAACTGAGGTAAAATATTTTCATCAGAAGCAACAAAAATATCAGAACTCAAACCGACTTGACGATTGGCAAGTAAATGTATGTATTGTTTGTAATTTGAATATGAGGCATTTAATTTAAGATTTTTAAACAGTTTATAGGTTGCATAAAATCTCGGTTGAACAGAAAAATAAGTTTTGTTTGCCGTTTTGAATGTTGAAAAATGAACACCTCCTTGTAAGGTCAGCTTGTCTGAAACAATATACCTGTCTTGTGCAAAAACAATATATTCTTGAGCATTATATGTGTCGGCATTCCACATTGTATCAATATGGTTATTATTTATAAAATCATGCAGCGTTAGGTTTGCTTTTACCGGCTTAAAATGACGGTTAACAGCACTTGCTCCGAATTGTAACGAATTTTCAAAGTTTAAGTTATATTTAAATTTGACATTTATCCCTACATCTTCATTACCGGTAATATATTCTGCAATATAATCATTAATACGTGAACGTTCTCCGGTAAGTAAGCCTATCGAATCTCCTTCAAAATCATAATTCAAATTATATTTGCTGTATGAAACATAAACTTCACTTACAAAATCAGGAGAGAATATATGTTCCCATTTCAATGAAGATAGTGTATTACTTGTTTTTTCAATAATTCTTCTGTTAAATAAAAATTGCCCGTTTTCTTCTGAGGTTTCATAAATATTGCTGTTTCTATTTGTTAAAAAACTAAAATTAAACTTATTATTCTCATTAAGTTGGTGTGAATATTTAAGATTCAAATCAAAAAATGAAGGTTTTATCCATGATGCTTCTTCACTTTTGAATAAATCTGTGTACGGATTATTAAAAAATGTTTTTCGAGCAGACACATAAAAAGATGAATTATTCTCAATAACAGGACCTTCGGCAAAAATTGATGCTCCGAACAAACTGATTGTTCCGCCGCCGGAATATCTTCGTTTATGTCCTTCTTTCAAGTTAATATCTAACACAGGAGCAATATACCCGTTGTAACTTGCAGGGAAATTACCGTAATAATATTGATATGACTGTATATTCTGATTATCAACTAACTGAATAAAATTAAAACTTTGTTTTGTTGAATATAACCTTGCACCGTCAATAAAAGTTAAAGTTTGATTTATACCGTTTCCGTTTCTCAAAAGAAATTCATCTAAAGGTATTAAAACTGTCTTTTTTTCAATTTTGGGAATAATAAAAAAAGATGATTCAATAGCATCTTCTGTTTCTGTTAATTCTGCAACAACTACTTTTTCTGCTATTTTTAAAGAATTTTCCTCAAGTTTCCAATTTATCTCATCATCTTCAACTTTAACTTCTTCTATTTCTGTATTACTTTTTAAAAAAACTGTAATAACAGTATCTTTATATAAAAACAGATTAATAACAGTATCCTTAAACCCTATGTATGCAAACTTCAGGTAAACATCATTTTTAGAAAATTCTAAATTAAAATAGCCTTCTGTATCAGTAGGAGTTCCGTGTATTGCAGCATTTAGTTCAAATACTGCCGCACCTATTATAGGTTTTTCGTTTTTTAAATCTTTAACATATCCGCTTACTGAATATTTTTCTTGCGAAAAGGAAGCAGTTGTTCCGATAAAAATTAACAATAATCCGAGAAACA encodes:
- a CDS encoding PorP/SprF family type IX secretion system membrane protein produces the protein MIKKILLFAFLIYSFVKGEAQIYNIHNFYTQNLFYYNPAHTGDKEQLAAFIVFRDNLTGIENAGQTASVGLHSPLTGKMNFGGLIKSERLGLIETLSGRLDYAFRTKIAKNNVLAFGINVGAMQRAFNNDGLVILDPLQYDPTLNPDYIKKNVFFAGAGLSYKYKNFEFDLATPVLYKTTGIVYSNYWSFMSYSLYSKSKKWEFKPSSVFTYGSAKILTYQINLFINYENVFWVQPTYKVNGSIAVSLGVNLKKVGLAYAYETNSGALSALGGPSHEIMISYGFFKHRKTLEDTLITDPEYNHKLKAKIGDKTYEEYVSSNNYGFYNNIIALTDSMHKEEVRKIEEAKNIVNTDSIEQARLAAIEKARLEAIEQARLDSIEQAIQDSIRQHHLRHLSEQEMKILEKGVHFELGSAMLSKESREYLNKVAGLIKNNSNIRVLISGHTCDIGSEEVNTIYSRDRAEAVSYYLISKGVSASQISTDLKLDAEPIVPNTSEANRKKNRRVSFSIIKE
- a CDS encoding hemolysin family protein, with amino-acid sequence MEIAFISANRLKIELNKKQNSASSKIINLFINNPGQYISTMLVGNNIALVLYGIFFAKLAEPFIKQIIHTNDFIVLLVQTIFSTLLILVTAEFLPKTIFRQNSNFLLQKLAVPVLIFYIIFFPVAKITVRFSNIFISIITKNKSTGKNKNIVLKKVDLDNFLADNEESIDDKKETAGEVKIFKNALDFSDIKIRECMVPRNEIIAENITTEITALKKKFIETGFSKIFIYKDNIDNLIGYVHTLAMFKHSKTIKAAMTELTVVPETMPANKLLNKLLKEHKSVAVVVDEFGGTSGIVTLEDIIEEIFGEIEDEHDASVFIEQQINNNEFIFSARIEIDYLNDKYKLTLPESEEFETLAGYIFYLHEQIPRKNEIIETDQYTFEILEVGGPKIEKVRLIIK
- a CDS encoding gliding motility-associated C-terminal domain-containing protein, which translates into the protein MKNLKFLILTLFFLSLCITFYSQVTYTWVGGNGSSFTTSANWSPAGLPVNSNDTIVFSNGAAVLITDIPSNINLGGMKILNSTAVTFESAQSVFANIFDIYIDVNSTLNILQSLFPIQISTDHAFISGGVFLDNAAHTFMSMSSVSQLVFDSTSIFSAGINLTGFPLGNMNPNTVTFKNGAIYYHYGGGSPFGSPDWNVTTFETESYYYIKEDVSGDIYCSGKTYGHIIVDTPADIIVLSTGTGTFTFNSLSVVNGTFTFEGTENESVDITGGINVNAGQIDLDCGSFRFINSGYINGTSGVVNFDIKNLAGGSNFEILSVGNILDIQAIVNIISVNGQINTINVNGTVNVTSGEFNFFDQSLVVGGDILCESGVLGSGATSSLYLTSGTGTQMILAFNELGNKNILSVFSVNRPGLSVDVISNLIINDGLDLANGNILVSGKNIRLASGITTSGGSASSYIITAIGGNVTSNLIGGTSFIFPVGTFDKYAPVAILAAANDLFTVDVREPVLSSGYYGDTLTYGNLVYLTWEIISNLNTTYNLDLDWDLSAEGGQYNFANANLNLYNEVNFEWENTTSTTTPTAAGNISAANLNISGLYMVSSGNNSLPTGGAVDKVTDLGVDVSFAQSDFVFNDADNDQFTKLLITQNITGGSLYIDNDGTNSMTTGEEIFAGHEILVSDIAAGKFRYAPSSEGTFTGGFKVSDGINYSTSDYGLNIIVGVNYAPIVYDQEFTIPEHSPNGTVVGQLEATVSDASQTLLFEVAINDNGDAFNISSDGVVTVSNTQLLEYSVNPVFKYLIKVYSSTSADLFSEFNLFINLTEVPAGDLLVTNYISPNGDGVNDTWVVKGNDATRYRVSIFDKHGNVVFVSDDYRSEWNGRRYNGERLNPGVYYYSIISEGAERKGTITLMR
- a CDS encoding TonB-dependent receptor — translated: MTFKQLFLGLLLIFIGTTASFSQEKYSVSGYVKDLKNEKPIIGAAVFELNAAIHGTPTDTEGYFNLEFSKNDVYLKFAYIGFKDTVINLFLYKDTVITVFLKSNTEIEEVKVEDDEINWKLEENSLKIAEKVVVAELTETEDAIESSFFIIPKIEKKTVLIPLDEFLLRNGNGINQTLTFIDGARLYSTKQSFNFIQLVDNQNIQSYQYYYGNFPASYNGYIAPVLDINLKEGHKRRYSGGGTISLFGASIFAEGPVIENNSSFYVSARKTFFNNPYTDLFKSEEASWIKPSFFDLNLKYSHQLNENNKFNFSFLTNRNSNIYETSEENGQFLFNRRIIEKTSNTLSSLKWEHIFSPDFVSEVYVSYSKYNLNYDFEGDSIGLLTGERSRINDYIAEYITGNEDVGINVKFKYNLNFENSLQFGASAVNRHFKPVKANLTLHDFINNNHIDTMWNADTYNAQEYIVFAQDRYIVSDKLTLQGGVHFSTFKTANKTYFSVQPRFYATYKLFKNLKLNASYSNYKQYIHLLANRQVGLSSDIFVASDENILPQFTHHVSAGILIKLPYDIDLTGSAFYENSINVAEYKEQYGFFNYDSKFVLPGKNLKDRIEQGKENKYGLRILLEKKFKKFIFKTAHYITVSDREFENLNFSQQFSYRHNNLHDFKLEMMYKINEDFNVGINWQYQSGNYVTINKQNYIPYNFTEGTLSSNHIENPVFSQEGILIKATNEINSYKLPAYRRADLFVNYSIDNHKFGFHIYNIFNRKNPDYVDFKKGVMSNTGSYQLINYSTLPFFPSLSYTYIFQ